The Podospora bellae-mahoneyi strain CBS 112042 chromosome 7, whole genome shotgun sequence genomic sequence TGCAAAACCTCCAAGAGGgctccaaaaacaaaactgCAGGCATGTGAATGAGGACCATGAGAAATGATGAAGACGCATATCACACAGAGTGTAAAAGATGCCTTGTTGGTTGGAAAACTTACATGTCTTGCCTGGGCCTGATTCGTGACTGGACACATTGACTCGGTCGGCATTGTTGGTTGCGGAGGGCGGCCGCCAAGTCGGGAAGGGCGATGCGCGGCCTGCATCCTCACGGGATACGAACCGGTGATCATCGCGGGGAATATTCACCGGGCGCGGAGTGGCTGGCGATCAAATTCAGGCCTGGGAGTTCACCTTCCCTATGCCGTGGGGAAAACTGAAGGGACCAAGTCACACATCAAGGCAGCTTCCCCTTTCTTGCCTGTTCTTGTGTGGCTACCTGGAGCAAGAAGCCAAAGTCAACACGGCATGACGTCTTGGAGCTATGGCTTGACTTAGGTAATTCTCTAATCTAAGGGAGGTAGCCGATGTTTCTGCTGATTTGTGAGGTCATGGTGTTCTGCCCTGGGTGGCATCCCCTCACCAATTCTGGCTAAACCACAGAGCAGCATCTGCATATGCGATAGTCCTTTGATAATATCCAGCGCGGGGTGATTATAGGAGATATGTAGCATAGGTATTCAAGTCGGCACGGCAGATAGTTCAAGTCGGTAAAGATGACACTGCAGTGAACGGTTATAAATGCTCTTGTAGTAATGTAGCAACGGAAACGTCTACCCGCACGCATTCTCAAGTATGTGGTCAAAATCATGTACCTCCTCGTAAACAAAAAAATCATGATTGCCTCTCGCCTTCTGTTGTcgcttcttctctctctttccgGTGTCTTGGGCCGTACGTTGTTTTCATGGCCTGCCCAACCCCGTACCGAAATAGTTACTCACCGTTAACATCACACTCACAACAGAACGTTGCCAATGGTCCCATCTACGTCAATCTTCCGACCGCTACTCGGAGCTTCAAACCAGCCCTCAGCAtaccccctcaccatctgaccccctcttcttccccgccaCGAGCCCCTACCCATTCTACAACaacgccatcctcacccctctCAACCAAACCATCCTCGCAACCACTCAAGTCCGCCCTTTGCACACCCATTCCATCATCGACCAAGAGGGCTGCTCAAGCTACACCCGTCTAATCACCAACGACGCCATCTTGGCAGTCCAGATATTCTACGAAtccgccaccaacaccgggGGAGTGCCCCTCAGAGTTAAGGAGATTCACACTGTGTACTTCCTTGCTCCGGGGAACAGTACCGAAAAAATTCAGGCCAATGTGAAGAGAGAAACGTGGCCAAGTTTCAGCAGGTCGGATCAAGATGCAAGATCGACCTTGAAGGGGGTATTTGATGCGTATTTGGATGCGAATGGCCCTGTCGCGTGGGCTGGCAGCTGTTCGATGCTTGATTCTGGAAAGGGTGGTGATCTCAGAGCTGGGCAGGGGGATCAGTGTGCGGAGCTGAGGCTGCAATTGAAAGAAGGTCAAAAGATAGAGCAGAGAATGTATGTGATTGACGAGTCTCTTGGCGCGGTGACTGtgtcgggggtggtggggggaaaggTGGCAGGgtttgaggggagggttgtgaAGGGGAAGTTGGAGTATGTGCACCAATTTGGTGACTATTGCTCCTGATTGCGTGAGAGCTTGACGATTTTGGAGACAGTGTGTCAAGTAACTGCCTACGTACCAAGTATAAAACTGGGAaattcaggggttcaggggttcagaGGTTCACGGGTATGCTGGGGTGCAGAGGAGGTACCGAGACTCCTGAACAATTCAATGTCTCACATTGCCAGCCCGCTTAGTTGACCAAGCAAAGTCTATAGGCAAATTCTTCGGATGCTGGATAGGCATTACCAACAGTGTTGGTCGGAAGAGGGCGATAAAGGCCcggagttggtggtggactgCTCGCTGAGAGAGGCATACACCACGGTGGGTGCCTCACGGCCCTATCTGCACGTTTGTAATGGACGAAGGGATATACCGGCACCTTACAGGACACGGTCAGATTCTGTCTCACGGGTGGGTCGTTCTATTACTTTTCTTTTAGAACTAACCGTTAATATCCGCTCCCTTCTGCACACCATCTCCGGCCTAACTGACCCTGGCTGCCAGCTGCATGATTTATGCGCGTCATCAGCCCTATAAGGCTTGCCACGCGTCCAGCCGCTTCCAGTCATGCCATTCTTTTGCCTTCCTCACACCCGCAACACCCACATGTAAGCCCAACAAGTGCTGTTGGGTCGACCAATTTCCCCCTGATTGCTGGTGATCTGCGGCTGCGTGATAGCTTCCTGTGGGGGCAGTTGGTCCCGCAAATCGGCTTGAGATGATTGGTTTGGCTGTTGGCGATTTATAGACAAAGTACATGCATTACGTAGCTATGTATCTAGGCGGTTGTTGAAGGGATGCTTTCCGTGGAAGGCTATTGAACGGAACAGGTGTCGTTGTGCGTCCCAACTAAGACTAGGCATCTAGGCAGTGTAGTCAATGAGCTAAGCTGAGCTAAGCAGGCCCTGGGCTCGCCTCGgcttacttactttaactcaCTACTTAGCTTAGGATTATTTGCTATTCGCTTTATATCATAATATTAGTAATCTTCTTAGAAAAAAATGATTTTGGCTCAATTtagtaaaataaatattaatttgTTAACtatttatagtaatttaatagtataaaaaatgaaaaaataaaaaaactcTATAACCTAAAATCCTTCTAAAAGCACTcataataatataaatactttattaCATAAACGGTTCCTTTATTTAATCTATATTATCAAAAGctatatataaatttaatatcattaaaaaactttttaTTTCCGAagatatttattaaaaagcaaaaactgcaattatattaaaaaattataaatatttactGAAGGTTATGCTCTATATAGTCCTGTAAGCCCTGTATTGGCATATAATTACAGTGCTCGCAACAGCGAAAGACTCCATACCTAGTACCTAAGTCTTTATATATGAAGGAACTAGCTAGGTtgtagatagttccgcagtatgcaatacaagtcacaatcgttggtatcttgactattgtgattgagacaagctATTGTTGtatactgtttagctgtaccgaaccaggattgttcagaagtgcctttgACTAGTATCCTTTCGAGGTTCTAGATAGAGGTTTGTCACAGAGGGCCTCACAGGGCCTCGCACACCACAACAGGTGACGCAACTggtgaaatggtgagaaaacacacaaaacaaccacaacaccacaaatataccctcaacaggtccctgaatgaacacacctgcaTGACAGTGACTTTGCTCacaggccgcacttcacgcAGGATAAAGAAAAGACACTATGagctcgcaggccacacaataagcaccggattggcctgatcagagggccagaactgcctgcacgcgtgcaaggcacaaaatatGAAAAAATAAAGGTGGATGTCTTGTCTAAAATAGAACGTGAGAAGCAGACagcttatatacatgactcctgaacccccgaatcctccgagagccccacttcctcactcataccctcaggcctgtggccgcaccccaaaccattAGCTTAGGCTAATATATAGAGGGCTCGGCTCAGCTCAGTTCACCATTAATTGAGTTAGCTAAATTTAGCTCGCCTTATTATCTACACTGCATCTAGGTACCTAGCGACACTCACCATCGGATGGAACCGCAACACCACCTTGTTCTTTGTAAAATGTACGGTGGTTTGAGTGAAACTTAGTAAGGTAAACATGTGAGAAAAGTCAGTAACTTGACCGGTCAAACTCGTGGATACCTATTTGCCTCTTCAAATCAACGCGAAGCTTTCCGTCACTGACAACCTCTTAGCATTCACTTTCAGACTTTGTGCCCCTTTTGT encodes the following:
- a CDS encoding hypothetical protein (EggNog:ENOG503PNCH) yields the protein MIASRLLLSLLLSLSGVLGQRCQWSHLRQSSDRYSELQTSPQHTPSPSDPLFFPATSPYPFYNNAILTPLNQTILATTQVRPLHTHSIIDQEGCSSYTRLITNDAILAVQIFYESATNTGGVPLRVKEIHTVYFLAPGNSTEKIQANVKRETWPSFSRSDQDARSTLKGVFDAYLDANGPVAWAGSCSMLDSGKGGDLRAGQGDQCAELRLQLKEGQKIEQRMYVIDESLGAVTVSGVVGGKVAGFEGRVVKGKLEYVHQFGDYCS